In a single window of the Harpia harpyja isolate bHarHar1 chromosome 3, bHarHar1 primary haplotype, whole genome shotgun sequence genome:
- the NFKBIA gene encoding NF-kappa-B inhibitor alpha yields the protein MISARRLVEPPVMEGYEQAKKERQGGFPLDDRHDSGLDSMKEEEYRQLVKELEDIRLQPREPPAWAQQLTEDGDSFLHLAIIHEEKALSLEVIRQAAGDRAFLNFQNNLSQTPLHLAVITDQPEIAEHLLKAGCDLELRDFRGNTPLHIACQQGSLRSVSVLTQYCQPHHLLAVLQATNYNGHTCLHLASIQGYLAIVEYLLSLGADVNAQEPCNGRTALHLAVDLQNSDLVSLLVKHGADVNKVTYQGYSPYQLTWGRDNSSIQEQLKQLTTADLQMLPESEDEESSESEPEFTEDELIYDDCLIGGRQLAF from the exons ATGATCAGCGCCCGCCGCCTCGTCGAGCCGCCGGTTATGGAGGGCTACGAGCAAGCGAAGAAAGAGCGCCAGGGCGGCTTCCCGCTCGACGACCGCCACGACAGCGGCCTGGACTCCATGAAGGAGGAGGAGTACCGGCAGCTGGTGAAGGAGCTGGAGGACATACGCCTGCAGCCCCGCGAGCCGCCCGCCTGGGCGCAGCAGCTGACGGAGGACGGAGACTC TTTTCTCCACTTGGCGATTATTCACGAGGAAAAAGCCCTGAGCCTGGAGGTGATCCGGCAGGCGGCCGGGGACCGTGCTTTCCTGAACTTCCAGAACAACCTCAGCCAG aCTCCTCTTCACCTGGCAGTGATCACCGATCAGCCTGAAATTGCCGAGCATCTTCTGAAGGCCGGATGCGACCTGGAACTCAGGGACTTCCGAGGAAACACCCCCCTGCATATCGCCTGCCAGCAGGGCTCCCTCAGGAGCGTCAGCGTCCTCACGCAGTACTGCCAGCCGCACCACCTCCTTGCTGTCCTGCAGGCAACCAACTACAACG gacATACATGTCTCCATTTGGCGTCTATTCAAGGATACCTGGCTATTGTTGAATACTTGCTGTCCTTGGGAGCAGATGTAAATGCTCAG GAGCCATGCAATGGCAGAACGGCACTACATTTGGCTGTCGACCTGCAGAATTCAGACCTGGTGTCGCTTCTGGTGAAACATGGGGCGGACGTGAACAAAGTGACCTACCAGGGCTATTCCCCCTATCAGCTCACATGGGGAAGAGACAACTCCAGCATACAGGAACAGCTGAAGCAGCTGACCACAGCCGACCTGCAGATGTTGCCAGAAAGTGAGGACGAGGAGAGCAGTGAATCGGAGCCTGAATTCACAGAGGATGAA ctTATATACGATGACTGCCTTATTGGAGGACGACAGCTGGCATTTTAA